In Parageobacillus sp. KH3-4, the genomic window ATTGGACAGCTCGATTATTTGGAAGAGAACGGTGCGGTTTGCAAGAAAAAAGTAAATGATTATTACGTATATGAAGCGGTGGAGGGATCTATTTGCGGATAGAAGGCAAACATATCGTCATTACCGGAGCGTCCAGCGGCGTCGGTGAACAAATCGCTTATGAGGCGGCGCGACAAAAAGCGCTCCCAGTGCTGCTTGCCAGAAATGAAGAAAAGCTGAAACAGGTGGCGAGACAAATTGAACGGACCTATCATATTTCGCCGCGTTATTACCGGTTGGACGTGAGCGATACAGATGCGGTGGAAGCGGTGTTTCAACAATTATTCCAGGATGTTCAGGCGGTTGACGTATTGGTGAATAACGCCGGCTTTGGCGTGTTTCGCAATGTGGAAGATATCGATTTTGAGGAAATGAAGGATATGTTTGCTGTGAATGTGTTTGGCTTAATCGCTTGTACAAAAATAGTATATTTACATATGAAAGAAAGGCGAAGCGGTCACATTATTAACATCGCTTCACAAGCGGGAAAGTTAGCGACGCCGAAATCGAGCGTATACGCCGCCACGAAACACGCGGTGCTTGGATTTACGGACAGCTTGCGGATGGAAGCGGAACAACATGGGATTTTTGTTACGGCTGTGAACCCGGGACCGATTCGTACTAATTTTTTTCATGTCGCCGACCAGTCAGGAGAATACGTAAAAAATGTGGAACGATGGATGCTTTCGCCGGAAAAAGTGGCCAAACGGGTTGTTTCGATTATGAT contains:
- a CDS encoding SDR family oxidoreductase; amino-acid sequence: MYLRIEGKHIVITGASSGVGEQIAYEAARQKALPVLLARNEEKLKQVARQIERTYHISPRYYRLDVSDTDAVEAVFQQLFQDVQAVDVLVNNAGFGVFRNVEDIDFEEMKDMFAVNVFGLIACTKIVYLHMKERRSGHIINIASQAGKLATPKSSVYAATKHAVLGFTDSLRMEAEQHGIFVTAVNPGPIRTNFFHVADQSGEYVKNVERWMLSPEKVAKRVVSIMMTPAREVNMPRWMNIGSQLHRLFPAVVERVGKRAFFKK